A stretch of Deltaproteobacteria bacterium DNA encodes these proteins:
- a CDS encoding PBP1A family penicillin-binding protein, with translation MKLRTYFLLLGGILLLGIFTGGLFSRLVRLPDVTQLENFQPSQASRILADDGTVIEELFLEKREVVPFARIPEFLRQAVIAVEDSRFYFHHGIDFRGVARALIRDIAAGRIIEGGSTITQQLSKVLFFSSKRTLIRKIKEAILTLQIEQHYTKDQILNFYLNQIYLGSGCYGVQTASEKYFGKKISKISLAEAALLAGLPKSPERYSPLTHPEAARRRRNLVLERMVVEGYITRKEAEQARAEPIPDRRNGDYGNRAPYFVESVVRKVAERFGRKELYEGGLTLHTTLNVRIQKIAQKALQEGLNKIEARRTPPAIEPLQGAVIVLNPRTGAIEAMVGGRSYAVSQFNRAVQAKRQPGSAFKPLIFAAALRSGHKLSDLLMDLPITCTDADTGKSWTPQNFEHVFHGPVTLRYALERSLNVPTVRLLREIGFTPVINLAHKLGIESPLKPYLSLALGTSEVSLMELTSAYATFAAEGIYSRPHFLTRIYDSEGHLLKEHRPEQSVAVDEQTAFLITYLLEGVTQSGTGRIARSLNRPVAVKTGTTDNYSDAWFIGYTPELAAGIWVGYDDRQSIGPGETGARAAGPIFVALLQGALKNHAPSYFPVPKGIVFRRIDAKTGEPATEKTKEVIEEAFRKSPPHR, from the coding sequence ATGAAACTACGTACCTACTTTCTCCTCCTCGGCGGCATTCTCCTCCTCGGCATCTTTACGGGCGGACTCTTTTCCCGGCTGGTCCGGCTGCCCGACGTCACGCAGTTGGAAAACTTCCAGCCCAGCCAGGCCTCCCGTATCCTCGCGGACGACGGCACGGTCATCGAAGAACTGTTTCTCGAAAAACGGGAGGTCGTCCCCTTTGCCCGGATCCCGGAATTTCTCCGACAGGCCGTGATCGCCGTGGAGGACAGCCGGTTTTATTTCCACCATGGAATCGACTTCCGGGGGGTCGCCCGTGCATTGATCCGGGACATCGCTGCGGGCAGGATTATTGAAGGGGGAAGTACCATCACGCAGCAGTTGAGCAAGGTCCTCTTCTTTTCTTCGAAACGGACACTGATCCGCAAAATCAAGGAAGCCATCCTGACCCTGCAGATCGAGCAGCACTACACAAAAGACCAGATCCTGAACTTTTATCTCAACCAGATCTATCTCGGATCCGGCTGCTACGGGGTCCAGACGGCATCGGAAAAGTACTTCGGCAAAAAGATCTCGAAAATTTCCCTGGCGGAGGCAGCCCTGCTCGCGGGGCTCCCGAAATCTCCGGAGCGATACTCCCCGCTGACCCATCCGGAAGCAGCACGCAGACGGCGGAACCTGGTGTTGGAAAGGATGGTTGTTGAAGGATACATCACACGCAAGGAGGCGGAGCAGGCCCGGGCCGAACCGATACCCGATCGTCGAAACGGGGATTACGGCAACCGGGCACCCTACTTCGTTGAGTCCGTTGTCCGGAAGGTAGCAGAGCGATTCGGCCGGAAGGAACTCTACGAGGGAGGCCTGACCCTTCACACTACCTTGAATGTACGGATCCAGAAGATCGCACAGAAGGCACTACAGGAAGGATTGAACAAGATCGAGGCCCGCCGGACACCCCCTGCAATTGAGCCGCTTCAGGGAGCGGTGATCGTACTGAACCCGCGAACCGGCGCCATCGAGGCAATGGTCGGGGGGCGCTCCTATGCCGTCAGTCAGTTCAACCGGGCGGTACAGGCGAAACGGCAGCCCGGATCCGCCTTTAAACCGCTGATCTTTGCCGCCGCCCTCCGATCGGGTCACAAGCTTTCGGATCTTCTGATGGACCTCCCCATCACCTGTACGGATGCCGACACGGGAAAGAGCTGGACACCGCAGAACTTCGAGCACGTCTTTCATGGACCGGTGACACTGCGATATGCCCTCGAACGTTCCCTCAATGTACCCACGGTCCGTCTCCTGCGGGAGATCGGGTTCACACCGGTCATCAACCTGGCTCACAAACTGGGGATTGAAAGCCCCCTGAAACCTTATCTCTCTCTTGCCCTCGGGACCTCCGAGGTGTCTCTGATGGAGCTGACCAGTGCTTACGCAACCTTCGCCGCAGAGGGGATCTATTCCCGTCCCCATTTCCTGACCCGGATCTATGACAGCGAAGGACACCTCCTGAAGGAACACCGGCCGGAACAAAGCGTCGCTGTAGATGAGCAGACCGCCTTTCTCATCACCTACCTCCTCGAGGGAGTTACCCAGTCCGGCACGGGACGGATCGCCCGAAGCCTGAACCGCCCGGTCGCCGTAAAAACGGGAACCACCGACAATTACAGTGACGCCTGGTTTATCGGGTATACCCCGGAACTTGCCGCCGGGATTTGGGTCGGCTACGATGACCGGCAGTCGATCGGACCGGGCGAAACAGGCGCCCGTGCGGCAGGACCGATCTTCGTCGCCCTGCTGCAGGGGGCGCTGAAAAATCATGCCCCTTCCTACTTCCCGGTGCCCAAAGGAATCGTCTTTCGCAGGATCGATGCAAAAACGGGGGAACCGGCCACGGAGAAGACGAAAGAGGTCATCGAAGAAGCCTTCCGGAAGAGCCCCCCCCATCGTTGA
- a CDS encoding HAMP domain-containing histidine kinase translates to MNNTLTIFLCVFSLLMLSALLILLIRGKKLKSSLLLKQEKEAGLLAELKHLHQKEIHRKKEQTEIIHSVVHDLRSPLNNIIGFTEILLSGMEGELTEPQRKDLGIILNSARSLTDQVNDLLEMEMISSGTLLLNRTALSPAEALRETVEKLGEENKGKGCIITCEVPDSLPPLYADAERLQQILTRLLGKISHVLSEGEILLHAQCSNRKGNSLPEPCHGKENFVRISMIVRHTGMEEQLLDNFFRKLFPAETTNPPTSGGCSLSARIARELIRVQGGRVGLEYQRDRVRGLWLTLPTAGDPE, encoded by the coding sequence ATGAATAACACATTGACCATTTTCCTGTGCGTTTTTTCCCTCCTCATGCTTTCAGCCCTCCTCATTCTCCTCATCCGCGGGAAAAAACTCAAAAGCAGCCTGCTCCTGAAACAGGAAAAAGAGGCCGGGCTCCTTGCAGAACTGAAGCATTTACATCAAAAAGAGATACATCGGAAAAAGGAACAGACCGAAATCATCCACTCCGTCGTCCATGATCTCCGCAGTCCCTTAAACAACATTATCGGTTTTACCGAGATCCTCCTCTCCGGCATGGAGGGAGAACTGACGGAACCGCAGCGAAAAGATCTGGGAATTATCCTCAACAGTGCCCGTTCTCTGACGGATCAGGTCAATGACCTCCTGGAGATGGAGATGATTTCATCGGGCACACTCTTGTTAAACCGGACCGCCCTCTCACCGGCGGAAGCACTCCGGGAAACCGTCGAAAAACTTGGCGAAGAAAACAAAGGAAAAGGGTGCATCATCACCTGCGAGGTCCCGGACTCCCTTCCTCCTCTGTATGCTGATGCCGAACGCCTGCAACAAATCCTGACACGACTGCTTGGGAAGATCTCCCACGTCCTGTCGGAAGGAGAGATTCTTTTGCACGCACAATGCAGCAACCGGAAAGGAAATTCCCTGCCGGAACCTTGTCATGGAAAGGAGAATTTCGTCCGTATTTCCATGATTGTCCGGCACACAGGCATGGAAGAACAACTCCTGGACAACTTCTTCCGAAAACTCTTCCCCGCAGAGACCACGAACCCTCCCACCTCCGGAGGATGCAGCCTCAGCGCCCGGATCGCCCGGGAGCTGATCCGCGTCCAGGGCGGCAGGGTCGGTCTGGAATACCAAAGGGATCGCGTACGGGGCCTCTGGCTCACCCTCCCGACGGCCGGGGACCCGGAATGA
- the uvrB gene encoding excinuclease ABC subunit UvrB: MNRFRIVSNFVPCGDQPEAIQKLSTWIREGRPHSVLLGVTGSGKTYTLAKVIEEVGKTTLLIAPNKTLAAQLYNELKSFFPENAVEYFVSYYDYYQPEAYLPSTDTYIEKDSSINDEIDKLRHSATRSLLERNDVIIVASVSCIYGLGSPEAYHGMLVYLEEGCETDRDVLLKKLVEIQYRRNEIDFKRGTFRVRGDVVEILPVYSDTAIRVEFFGDVVEAISEVDSLTGKRLRSIPKIALYPGSHYVTPKERLEKAREAILKELRDRVTELERENKLVEAQRLEQRTLFDLEMIREVGYCQGIENYSRHLTGRLPGRPPPTLIDYLPKDSLVMIDESHVTVPQLNGMYRGDRSRKETLVNFGFRLPSAFDNRPLRFEEFAELVPQTVYVSATPGPFELEKAGERVAEQIIRPTGLLDPEIIVRPVEGQVDDLLHEIRVRIKRYERVLVTTLTKRMAEDLTDYYSDLGVRVRYLHSDVETLERMEILRSLRKGEFDVLVGINLLREGLDLPEVSLVAILDADKEGFLRSARSLIQTSGRAARNAGGQVLFYADRVTDSMARAIGETERRRKIQQDYNERMGITPKTIEKEIPASLVEMCEADYAGVPRVEEEGEEYLSEKELAAKLDILEEEMLKAARELEFERAAELRDQLIALKDRQVGVKTAGIGK, from the coding sequence GTGAACCGGTTCCGTATTGTCTCGAATTTTGTCCCCTGCGGGGACCAACCGGAAGCGATCCAGAAACTTTCCACCTGGATTCGTGAGGGGCGTCCCCATTCGGTATTGCTCGGAGTGACCGGCTCGGGGAAGACCTATACCCTGGCGAAGGTGATCGAAGAGGTCGGCAAAACGACCCTGTTGATCGCTCCGAACAAGACTCTGGCCGCCCAGCTCTACAACGAACTGAAATCCTTTTTTCCCGAAAATGCCGTTGAGTATTTCGTCAGTTATTACGATTACTATCAGCCGGAGGCCTATCTTCCTTCAACGGATACCTATATCGAGAAGGATTCCTCCATCAACGATGAGATCGACAAACTGCGTCATTCCGCCACCCGGTCTCTCCTTGAGAGAAACGACGTGATTATTGTTGCCTCCGTTTCGTGTATCTACGGTCTCGGGTCGCCCGAGGCCTACCATGGTATGTTGGTCTACCTGGAGGAGGGGTGCGAGACGGACCGTGACGTTTTGCTGAAGAAGCTGGTGGAAATCCAGTACCGGCGTAACGAAATTGATTTCAAGCGGGGGACCTTTCGGGTGCGGGGCGACGTGGTGGAGATCCTGCCGGTTTATTCCGATACGGCCATCCGGGTGGAATTTTTCGGGGACGTGGTGGAGGCGATATCCGAGGTCGATTCCCTAACGGGGAAGCGGCTTCGTTCGATTCCCAAGATCGCCCTCTATCCCGGGAGCCATTACGTGACTCCGAAGGAGCGGCTGGAAAAGGCCCGTGAGGCCATCCTGAAGGAATTGCGGGACCGGGTGACCGAATTGGAGCGGGAGAACAAGCTCGTGGAGGCCCAGCGGTTGGAGCAGCGGACACTCTTTGACTTGGAGATGATCCGCGAGGTCGGTTATTGCCAGGGGATCGAAAACTATTCCCGGCACCTCACGGGACGACTGCCGGGCCGGCCGCCGCCGACACTGATCGACTATCTTCCGAAGGATTCCCTTGTGATGATCGATGAGAGTCATGTGACGGTTCCACAGTTGAACGGGATGTACCGCGGCGACCGGTCCCGGAAGGAGACCCTGGTGAATTTCGGATTCCGTCTTCCCTCGGCGTTTGATAATCGTCCGCTCCGTTTTGAAGAGTTTGCCGAACTGGTCCCGCAGACGGTCTATGTCTCAGCGACGCCGGGCCCGTTCGAACTGGAAAAGGCCGGGGAGCGGGTGGCGGAACAGATCATTCGGCCCACCGGACTGCTCGACCCGGAGATCATTGTCCGGCCTGTGGAGGGGCAGGTGGATGATCTGCTCCATGAAATTCGTGTACGGATCAAACGGTACGAGCGGGTCCTGGTGACCACGTTGACCAAACGGATGGCAGAGGATCTGACCGATTATTATTCCGATCTCGGGGTCAGGGTCCGGTATCTCCATTCCGATGTGGAGACGTTGGAACGGATGGAGATTCTCCGGAGTCTCCGTAAAGGAGAGTTTGATGTTCTCGTCGGGATTAACCTGCTGCGAGAGGGGCTCGATCTTCCGGAGGTATCGCTGGTGGCCATCCTCGATGCGGACAAGGAAGGGTTTCTCCGTTCGGCGCGTTCCCTGATTCAGACGTCGGGGCGGGCGGCCCGAAATGCCGGGGGGCAGGTTCTCTTTTACGCTGACCGGGTTACCGATTCGATGGCCCGGGCGATTGGAGAGACGGAACGGCGGCGGAAGATTCAGCAGGATTACAATGAGAGGATGGGGATTACGCCGAAGACCATTGAAAAAGAGATCCCCGCAAGTCTCGTTGAAATGTGTGAGGCCGATTACGCAGGTGTCCCCCGGGTGGAGGAGGAGGGGGAAGAGTATCTGTCGGAAAAGGAACTGGCGGCAAAATTGGATATACTGGAAGAGGAGATGCTGAAGGCGGCCCGGGAGCTGGAGTTCGAACGGGCGGCGGAGTTACGGGATCAGCTGATTGCACTGAAGGACCGTCAGGTAGGGGTGAAGACGGCGGGCATTGGGAAATAG
- the uvrC gene encoding excinuclease ABC subunit UvrC, producing MKESIRETVKGLPASPGVYMMKDREGKILYVGKAKNLRNRVRSYFVPKAHHTAKTEVMLSRVFQVDFMVTASEVEAFILESNLIKKNRPRYNILLKDDKHYPYLRLTVQEEFPRLEVVRKVGKDGALYFGPYVPGSRLRSTLDLIERTFPLRKSKRKIEGTGNRPCLNYQIGRCLAPCAGKISKTEYGRIVQEVTLFLKGRNRILLRKLRSGMETAARDLKFEKAARLRDQIRRIERVTERQKIISTALEDKDVLGVAHAGNTACVEILFVRGGRLLGKKEFFFELPEDDPSGVLLHSFLSLYYGEESLIPPRIFVPGKVPDGETLEWALTALRGRRTRIVTPHRGLNHQLIRMANENAELALQGYLREKDRDRILLKDLQKRADLQRFPQRIEAFDISNIQGEFPVASMVVFENGRPRNSHYRHFRVRSVAGANDYAMMEEVLMRRYRPEPEAPLPMPDLIMVDGGKGQLHVLCRVSEEIGFASRTDLMALAKARPGRGDDSVDRILRPGWKTEIRLKPDDPVIHLLQRVRDESHRFAINYYRKLHTKDLLSTQLLEIPGVGRKRSLSLLKHFGSLRQVREASLEELLSAPAINREVALRIYHSFHSRGNAAP from the coding sequence ATGAAAGAGTCCATCCGGGAGACGGTGAAGGGCCTGCCTGCTTCGCCCGGTGTGTATATGATGAAGGACCGGGAAGGGAAGATCCTCTATGTGGGGAAGGCCAAGAATCTTCGAAACCGGGTCCGTTCCTATTTTGTGCCGAAGGCGCATCATACGGCGAAGACGGAGGTGATGCTTTCCAGGGTTTTCCAGGTCGATTTCATGGTCACGGCATCGGAGGTGGAGGCCTTCATCCTGGAGAGCAACCTGATCAAGAAGAATCGCCCCCGTTACAATATTCTTCTGAAGGACGACAAACATTATCCCTATCTCCGGCTGACCGTGCAGGAGGAATTCCCCCGCCTTGAGGTGGTCCGGAAAGTCGGGAAGGACGGGGCGCTTTATTTCGGTCCCTATGTTCCGGGAAGCCGTCTTCGCTCCACCCTCGATCTGATCGAACGGACCTTTCCCCTCCGAAAGTCAAAGCGGAAGATCGAAGGGACAGGGAATCGGCCTTGCCTCAATTACCAGATCGGTCGTTGTCTTGCGCCCTGTGCCGGGAAGATTTCAAAGACGGAGTATGGACGGATCGTGCAGGAGGTGACGCTCTTTCTCAAGGGAAGGAACCGGATACTCCTCCGGAAGCTTCGGAGCGGGATGGAGACGGCCGCCCGCGACCTGAAATTTGAAAAGGCGGCACGGCTCCGGGACCAGATCCGGAGGATCGAACGGGTGACGGAACGGCAGAAGATCATCTCCACCGCCCTGGAGGACAAGGATGTCCTGGGCGTGGCCCATGCAGGCAATACGGCTTGTGTGGAGATCCTCTTTGTCCGGGGCGGAAGACTTCTTGGAAAGAAGGAGTTCTTTTTCGAGCTTCCCGAAGACGACCCTTCCGGGGTGCTTCTGCATTCCTTCCTGTCCCTGTATTACGGAGAGGAGAGCCTGATCCCGCCACGGATCTTTGTGCCCGGCAAGGTTCCGGACGGGGAGACATTGGAATGGGCCTTGACCGCTCTGCGGGGGCGGCGGACACGGATCGTGACCCCGCACCGGGGGTTGAATCATCAGTTGATTCGTATGGCGAATGAAAATGCCGAACTTGCGCTTCAGGGATACCTGCGGGAGAAAGACCGGGACCGGATCCTCCTGAAAGACCTGCAAAAACGGGCGGATCTGCAGCGTTTCCCGCAACGGATCGAGGCCTTCGACATTTCCAATATCCAGGGAGAATTCCCCGTGGCGTCAATGGTGGTCTTTGAAAACGGACGTCCCCGTAACTCCCATTACCGCCACTTCCGGGTCCGATCGGTTGCGGGGGCGAATGACTACGCCATGATGGAAGAGGTCCTCATGCGCCGCTATCGTCCGGAACCGGAGGCGCCCCTCCCGATGCCGGACCTCATCATGGTCGACGGCGGCAAGGGGCAGCTCCATGTGCTGTGCCGTGTGTCGGAAGAGATCGGTTTTGCCTCCCGGACGGACCTGATGGCCCTGGCCAAGGCCCGGCCGGGGAGGGGAGACGACTCCGTGGATCGCATTCTGCGTCCCGGATGGAAAACGGAGATCCGGTTGAAACCGGACGATCCCGTGATCCATCTTCTGCAGCGGGTCCGGGATGAGTCTCATCGTTTTGCGATCAACTATTACCGGAAACTCCATACGAAAGATCTTCTCTCGACGCAGCTTCTTGAAATTCCGGGGGTGGGCCGCAAAAGGAGCCTTTCGCTCCTGAAGCATTTCGGGAGCCTCCGCCAGGTACGGGAAGCGAGTTTGGAGGAACTATTGTCTGCGCCCGCAATCAACCGGGAGGTGGCCCTGCGGATCTATCATTCATTTCATTCCAGGGGGAATGCTGCGCCATGA